The following proteins are co-located in the Dromiciops gliroides isolate mDroGli1 chromosome 2, mDroGli1.pri, whole genome shotgun sequence genome:
- the TSHZ2 gene encoding teashirt homolog 2, whose product MPRRKQQAPKRAAGYVQEEELKEEEEIKEEEEDDEDSNSVVQLQGSNDPGTDEELETGTDQKSSFSYQNSPVSHLSNQDAENESLLSDASDQVADIKSGCCRDAQDKKATAHPKLQNETHNCMDKMTAVYANILSDSYWTGLGLGLKLSSSERRGCDTRNGGNKSDFDWHQDALSKSLQQNLPSRPVSKPNLFSSVQLYRQSSKMCGTVFTGASRFRCRQCSAAYDTLVELTVHMNETGHYQDDNRKKDKHRPTSYSKPRKRAFQDMDKEDAQKVLKCMFCGDSFDSLQDLSVHMIKTKHYQKVPLKEPVPTISSKMVNPAKKRVFDVNRPCSPDSTTGSFAETFSSQKNANLQLSSNNRYGYQNGASYTWQFEACKSQILKCMECGSSHDTLQQLTTHMMVTGHFLKVTSSASKKGKQLVLDPLAVEKMQSLSEAPGNDTPSAKPSTNATSECAVPPPIELKKESKKEKLEETSKDEKVVKGEEYEDTLQKPLDPTIKYQYLREEDLEDGSKGGGDILKSLENTVTTAINKAQNGAPSWSAYPSIHAAYQLSEGTKSSLPMGSQVLQIRPTITNKLRPIAPKWKVMPLVSVPTNLAQCTQVKNESEDKDEAQKEYPKDSPTTDASSLSHSEGESLPKSETPSDSRKTDPLPLKEEDKVKENSIREKSQPMESTSSLSNGCTTTSHAPALPCINPLSALQSVLNNHLGKATEPLRSPSNSSPSSSTISMFHKPNLNILEKPVLSPAPSRPASVSRRYMFENNDQPIDLTKSKSKKAESAQAQSCTSPPQKHALSDIADMVKVLPKATTPKPTTTSSRVPSMKLEMEVRRFEDVSTEVSTLHKRKGRQSNWNPQHLLILQAQFASSLFQTSEGKYLLSDLGPQERMQISKFTGLSMTTISHWLANVKYQLRKTGGTKFLKNMDKGHPIFYCSDCASQFRTPSTYISHLESHLGFQMKDMNRLAMEQQTKVEQEISRVSVQRSPETIAAEEDTDSKFKCKLCCRTFASKHAVKLHLSKTHSKSPEHHSQFVADVDEE is encoded by the coding sequence GTTATGTGCAAGAGGAAGAattgaaggaggaggaagaaatcaaagaggaagaggaagatgatgagGACAGCAATTCTGTAGTTCAACTTCAGGGCAGCAATGACCCGGGCACAGATGAAGAACTAGAAACAGGCACAGACCAGAAAAGTAGCTTTAGCTACCAGAACTCCCCAGTAAGTCATTTATCTAATCAGGATGCCGAAAATGAATCCCTTTTAAGTGATGCCAGTGACCAGGTGGCAGACATTAAAAGTGGATGTTGTCGAGATGCCCAGGACAAGAAAGCTACTGCCCATCCCAAACTTCAGAATGAAACACACAACTGCATGGATAAGATGACCGCCGTCTATGCCAACATCCTGTCTGATTCCTATTGGACAGGCCTTGGTCTTGGCCTCAAGTTGTCAAGCAGTGAGCGGAGAGGTTGTGATACACGAAATGGAGGTAACAAAAGTGACTTTGATTGGCATCAAGATGCTTTATCCAAAAGCTTACAGCAGAATTTGCCTTCCAGGCCTGTCTCCAAACCCAATCTTTTCAGCTCTGTGCAGTTGTATCGACAGAGTAGTAAGATGTGTGGGACTGTGTTCACAGGGGCAAGCAGGTTTCGGTGCCGGCAGTGTAGTGCTGCCTATGATACCTTGGTAGAGTTAACCGTGCACATGAATGAAACCGGTCACTACCAAGATGATAACCGCAAAAAGGACAAGCACAGACCTACCAGCTATTCAAAGCCCCGGAAAAGGGCTTTTCAGGACATGGACAAGGAAGATGCACAAAAAGTTCTCAAATGTATGTTCTGTGGTGACTCCTTTGATTCCCTGCAAGATTTGAGTGTTcacatgataaaaacaaaacattaccaAAAAGTGCCTTTGAAGGAGCCAGTACCAACCATTTCTTCGAAAATGGTCAACCCAGCAAAGAAACGCGTTTTCGACGTCAACCGGCCCTGCTCCCCAGATTCTACCACTGGATCATTTGCAGAAACATTTTCCTCTCAAAAGAATGCCAACCTGCAGCTGTCCTCAAACAACCGCTATGGCTACCAAAATGGGGCCAGCTACACCTGGCAGTTTGAGGCCTGCAAATCTCAGATCCTGAAATGCATGGAATGTGGGAGCTCTCATGATACCTTACAGCAGCTCACTACTCACATGATGGTCACAGGTCACTTTTTGAAAGTCACCAGCTCCGCTTCCAAAAAAGGAAAGCAGCTGGTGCTAGATCCACTGGCAGTGGAGAAAATGCAGTCGTTGTCAGAGGCCCCGGGAAATGACACTCCGTCTGCTAAGCCGTCTACCAATGCAACTTCAGAATGTGCAGTACCTCCTCCAATAGAGCTAAAGAaagagagcaaaaaagaaaaactggaggAGACTAGCAAAGACGAGAAAGTGGTAAAAGGTGAAGAATATGAAGATACTCTTCAAAAACCACTGGATCCTACAATAAAATACCAGTACCTTAGGGAAGAAGACTTGGAAGATGGCTCCAAGGGTGGAGGAGACATTTTAAAGTCATTAGAAAATACAGTTACCACAGCTATCAACAAAGCCCAAAATGGGGCTCCCAGTTGGAGTGCATATCCTAGTATCCATGCAGCCTACCAGCTGTCAGAGGGCACAAAGTCTTCTTTGCCTATGGGCTCCCAGGTACTCCAGATTCGACCAACCATCACCAATAAGTTAAGGCCAATAGCTCCAAAGTGGAAGGTAATGCCCCTTGTTTCTGTCCCCACAAACTTAGCCCAGTGCACTCAAGTGAAGAACGAATCAGAGGATAAGGATGAAGCACAGAAGGAGTACCCAAAAGACAGCCCCACCACCGATGCATCCTCCTTGAGCCACAGTGAGGGTGAGTCTCTCCCCAAAAGTGAGACTCCTTCAGACTCCAGAAAGACTGATCCCCTTCCCCTAAAAGAGGAGGACAAAGTGAAAGAGAACAGCATTAGAGAGAAATCCCAACCTATGGAATCCACATCTTCTCTTAGCAATGGCTGTACCACCACCAGCCATGCTCCAGCACTACCTTGTATTAATCCACTCAGTGCCCTACAGTCTGTGTTGAATAATCACCTGGGCAAGGCAACTGAACCTCTGCGTTCTCCATCCAATTCCAGTCCCAGCTCAAGCACAATTTCTATGTTTCATAAACCGAATCTCAACATCCTTGAGAAACCTGTTTTGTCTCCGGCCCCATCCAGGCCGGCAAGTGTGTCTAGGCGCTACATGTTTGAAAACAATGATCAGCCCATCGATCTGACCAAATCTAAAAGCAAGAAGGCAGAGTCAGCACAAGCACAATCTTGTACTTCCCCACCGCAGAAGCATGCTCTGTCTGACATTGCCGACATGGTCAAAGTTCTTCCCAAAGCTACCACGCCAAAACCCACCACCACCtcttctagggtcccttccatgAAGCTGGAGATGGAGGTCAGGCGCTTTGAAGATGTTTCTACAGAAGTCTCCACTTTGCATAAAAGAAAGGGCAGGCAGTCCAACTGGAATCCACAACATCTTCTAATCCTACAGGCTCAGTTTGCCTCAAGCCTCTTTCAAACATCAGAAGGGAAATATCTCTTATCAGATTTGGGTCCCCAAGAACGTATGCAGATTTCCAAGTTTACTGGACTATCTATGACCACCATTAGCCACTGGCTGGCAAACGTCAAATATCAGCTTAGGAAAACTGGAGGgacaaaatttttgaaaaatatggaCAAAGGACATCCCATCTTCTATTGTAGTGACTGTGCATCTCAGTTTAGAACCCCTTCTACCTACATCAGCCACTTAGAGTCCCACCTAGGCTTCCAAATGAAGGATATGAACCGACTGGCCATGGAACAGCAAACCAAGGTTGAGCAAGAGATCTCCAGGGTATCGGTTCAAAGGTCACCGGAAACTATAGCTGCGGAAGAGGACACGGACTCTAAATTCAAGTGTAAGTTGTGTTGTCGGACCTTTGCAAGCAAACATGCAGTAAAACTTCACCTAAGCAAAACGCACAGCAAGTCACCTGAACACCACTCACAGTTTGTAGCAGATGTGGATGAAGAATAG